A portion of the Lampris incognitus isolate fLamInc1 chromosome 9, fLamInc1.hap2, whole genome shotgun sequence genome contains these proteins:
- the slc6a19b gene encoding solute carrier family 6 member 19b, whose product MKLQLPNRHLEDRIPSHQELERLEKEEAGDRPKWDNKAQYMLTCVGFCVGLGNVWRFPYLCQSHGGGAFMIPFLILLVFEGIPLLYLEFAMGQRLRRGALGVWASVHPYLTGVGIASMCVSLTVSLYYNTIIAWILWYFFNSFQNPLPWSQCPFNANSTEFEAECKRSSSVDYFWYRQTLNTTPDIQDDGGLQWWILLCHICAWAVLYVCYIRGIETSGKAVYVTSTLPYVVLTIFLIRGLTLKGSINGLKFLFTPDLAELANPSTWLDAGAQVFYSFSLAFGGLISFSSYNSVHNNCEQDAVIISIINGITSVFAATVIYTIIGFRATDRYDTCLAGNILALLNAFELPEGNITESNYDEALQNLNETYPEVIEGLKLGTCDLNNFLSEGVEGTGLAFIVFTEAIIKMPISPLWAVLFFIMLFCLGLSSMFGNIEGVLVPLLDLKVFPKHWPKEALTGVICVACCLVGLIFVQGSGNYWLSLFDTYGGSIPLLVIAFCEMVSVVYIYGIDRFNEDIKFMIGHKPNLFWQITWRVISPLIMLFIFVFYLITKVTEKLLYKTWDLESANFPVLEEKSYPAWVSVIIFILAGVPSIAVPAIALYKCIRSKMCKKSRLEEHPDVSVKSAS is encoded by the exons ATGAAGCTACAGCTCCCAAACCGGCACCTGGAGGACAGGATCCCATCCCACCAGGAACTGGAGAGGCTGGAAAAAGAGGAGGCTGGGGATAGACCCAAGTGGGACAACAAGGCCCAGTACATGCTGACATGCGTTGGATTTTGCGTGGGGCTCGGAAATGTCTGGCGTTTCCCCTATCTGTGTCAGAGTCACGGAGGAG GAGCCTTCATGATCCCCTTTCTGATCCTGCTCGTTTTTGAAGGAATTCCACTTCTCTATCTGGAGTTTGCTATGGGTCAGCGTCTCAGAAGAGGCGCTTTGGGAGTCTGGGCTTCAGTTCATCCTTATCTGACAGGCGTTG GTATCGCATCCATGTGCGTGTCACTGACCGTCAGTCTCTACTACAACACCATCATTGCGTGGATTTTGTGGTACTTCTTCAACTCATTCCAAAACCCTCTGCCTTGGAGCCAGTGTCCCTTCAATGCCAACTCGACAG AGTTTGAGGCAGAATGTAAGAGGAGCTCCTCGGTGGACTACTTCTGGTACCGGCAGACGCTGAACACGACCCCAGACATCCAGGATGACGGCGGACTGCAGTGGTGGATCTTGTTGTGTCACATTTGTGCGTGGGCCGTGTTGTACGTCTGCTATATTCGGGGCATTGAGACCAGCGGAAAG GCCGTGTATGTGACTTCAACCCTCCCCTACGTGGTGCTGACCATTTTCCTGATCAGAGGATTGACCCTGAAGGGTTCAATCAATGGCCTGAAGTTTCTCTTCACTCCAGAC TTAGCTGAGCTGGCCAATCCATCAACATGGCTGGATGCAGGAGCTCAGGTCTTCTACTCCTTCTCTCTGGCTTTCGGTGGGCTCATCTCTTTTTCCAGCTACAACTCAGTACA TAACAACTGTGAACAGGATGCAGTGATTATTTCCATCATCAATGGCATCACGTCTGTCTTCGCTGCCACAGTCATCTACACCATCATAGGCTTCAGAGCCACGGACAGATATGACACCTGTCTCGCGGG AAACATCTTGGCATTATTGAATGCTTTTGAGCTTCCTGAGGGAAACATCACAGAGAGCAACTATGATGAGGCTTTACAGAACCTTAATGAAACCTACCCTGAAGTTATTGAAGGGCTGAAACTAGGAACCTGCGACCTGAACAACTTCCTCAGCGAG GGAGTTGAAGGAACCGGTCTGGCATTCATCGTGTTCACAGAGGCCATCATCAAGATGCCCATCTCCCCTTTGTGGGCTGTCCTGTTCTTCATAATGCTCTTCTGCCTTGGCCTGTCCTCCATGTTCGGCAACATCGAGGGAGTTTTAGTACCACTGCTGGACCTCAAGGTTTTCCCCAAGCACTGGCCAAAAGAAGCCCTCACTG GTGTGATTTGCGTGGCCTGCTGTCTGGTGGGGTTGATATTCGTGCAGGGCTCAGGTAACTACTGGCTCTCCCTCTTTGACACCTATGGAGGATCCATCCCTCTGCTGGTCATTGCGTTCTGTGAGATGGTCTCCGTTGTGTACATATACGGAATAGACAG GTTCAATGAGGACATCAAATTCATGATTGGCCACAAGCCCAACCTCTTCTGGCAGATAACATGGAGGGTGATCAGCCCTCTCATCATGTTGTTCATCTTTGTGTTCTACCTCATCACAAAAGTGACCGAAAAGCTGCTTTACAAAACCTGGGACCTGGAATCG GCCAATTTCCCTGTATTAGAAGAGAAGTCGTATCCCGCCTGGGTTTCTGTGATCATCTTCATATTGGCGGGGGTACCCAGTATCGCTGTGCCTGCAATTGCTCTTTATAAATGTATAAGGTCAAAGATGTGTAAAAAGTCACGCCTCGAGGAGCATCCGGATGTCTCCGTCAAGTCTGCGTCTTAA